From one Chlamydiifrater phoenicopteri genomic stretch:
- a CDS encoding ankyrin repeat domain-containing protein, with translation MSIQSFFRSLTGFISSPSSSSEEGQEDEGMPVDLLPVEVSSRIFDCLSGREVFSYALVSDAARVQAILYANHRSKKALNSLKRGSEAFSKAVNVLKIVLNKRMDLLPTLESGDMDVLSNCLEELQLPLLSDQVFLPFILQKEGEELDLSLAVSISNRFDFVRGVFSTLDALDRLDILIKAEFERILMPLNPMLMEELRTLLVPLFNCVCDHFSWKITDGEVDELLESCSKEVLQKFLEKNFLEEETSRSGTVTHIFLERLYKLISLGLSWDAFLFFTKVFGLSISRLHPGSLERMLKASMTRPDFVSQLLQLPVKMEPVLLNNEIYQAYPPYACLSIFFLQGNQEKYSQAMRSCYEILTKSSSCKQAYKGVFSNIFLAALIDCKEAVQTLLEKPFSLEMLKPPLPSHANSIVIYHQGLGVSMLHDVVMRRYVTRFSSVFPQCFPTNAVGQLDREFLKNLPFISFFRLAILNLDLFAVRSLLRRGVMEPLEKSNFVGDLTVTALADICFPLEPFHDESPKDQGKMAALLMENGANVNATVIEGITILMLACRLSGWYSRAFLIQELLLHGANVNAVDNSGNTALHYLAQSNPSEELLGEYRMIFRLLLVNNTVLNARNMEGRTAVDVAQIFGNEIFLGLAIETEGLIVDSEV, from the coding sequence ATGTCGATACAATCTTTCTTTCGAAGCTTAACAGGTTTCATTTCCTCCCCCTCTTCCTCTAGCGAGGAAGGACAAGAGGATGAGGGCATGCCTGTAGACTTATTGCCTGTGGAAGTTTCTTCAAGAATCTTCGATTGTCTATCGGGGAGGGAAGTCTTTTCTTATGCTCTAGTTTCTGACGCCGCTAGGGTGCAGGCTATTTTGTACGCGAACCATAGGTCGAAGAAGGCTCTGAACAGCTTAAAAAGAGGATCTGAGGCCTTTTCTAAAGCTGTCAACGTATTAAAAATAGTTTTAAATAAAAGGATGGACTTGCTGCCTACCCTTGAATCAGGAGATATGGATGTTTTATCCAACTGTTTAGAGGAATTACAGCTACCACTGCTTTCGGATCAAGTTTTTTTGCCCTTTATTTTACAGAAAGAAGGGGAAGAGTTAGACCTTTCCTTAGCAGTTTCCATCAGCAATAGGTTTGATTTTGTTAGAGGCGTTTTTTCTACCCTAGACGCTTTAGATAGGCTGGATATATTGATTAAGGCTGAGTTTGAGCGTATTCTGATGCCTCTTAATCCGATGCTAATGGAAGAGCTAAGAACCCTTTTGGTTCCTTTATTCAATTGTGTTTGTGACCATTTTTCTTGGAAAATTACTGATGGAGAAGTGGATGAGTTATTGGAATCTTGCTCAAAGGAAGTTTTGCAAAAATTTTTAGAAAAAAACTTTTTAGAGGAAGAAACTAGTCGTTCCGGTACAGTAACACATATCTTTTTGGAAAGACTGTACAAGTTGATCTCTTTAGGTCTTAGCTGGGATGCTTTTTTATTTTTTACAAAGGTTTTTGGACTATCCATTTCCCGACTGCATCCTGGGTCTTTAGAAAGAATGCTGAAAGCTTCGATGACTCGTCCAGATTTTGTCTCCCAACTACTTCAGTTGCCTGTGAAGATGGAGCCTGTTCTTCTAAATAATGAGATATATCAAGCCTATCCCCCCTACGCCTGTTTGAGCATCTTTTTTCTGCAAGGAAATCAGGAAAAGTACTCCCAAGCAATGCGTTCTTGTTATGAGATTCTGACAAAAAGTTCTAGTTGTAAACAAGCTTATAAAGGTGTTTTTTCAAATATCTTCTTAGCGGCTTTAATTGACTGTAAAGAAGCCGTACAAACTCTTTTGGAAAAACCTTTTAGTTTGGAAATGTTAAAGCCTCCCTTGCCTTCTCATGCCAACTCTATTGTTATTTATCATCAGGGACTGGGAGTCTCTATGTTACATGATGTCGTTATGAGACGATATGTGACTAGGTTTTCCAGCGTGTTTCCTCAATGTTTCCCTACAAATGCCGTGGGACAGTTAGATAGGGAATTTTTGAAGAATTTACCGTTCATATCCTTCTTTAGACTAGCTATTTTAAATTTAGATTTGTTCGCGGTAAGGAGTTTGCTGCGAAGAGGTGTTATGGAACCTTTAGAAAAATCTAATTTTGTAGGGGATTTGACTGTCACAGCTCTTGCAGATATATGCTTCCCTCTAGAACCTTTCCATGATGAGTCTCCCAAAGATCAGGGGAAAATGGCTGCTCTCCTTATGGAAAATGGAGCGAATGTTAACGCTACCGTCATCGAAGGCATCACAATCTTAATGCTGGCATGTCGTCTAAGTGGGTGGTACTCTAGAGCTTTTTTAATTCAAGAATTGTTACTTCACGGAGCAAATGTTAATGCTGTAGATAATTCGGGGAATACTGCGCTTCATTATCTGGCTCAATCTAATCCCTCAGAAGAACTTTTAGGCGAGTATCGTATGATTTTTAGGCTCCTGCTTGTAAATAACACTGTGTTGAATGCTCGTAATATGGAGGGGCGTACAGCTGTGGATGTTGCTCAAATTTTTGGTAATGAGATTTTTTTAGGTTTAGCGATAGAAACTGAAGGACTAATAGTTGATTCGGAAGTTTGA
- a CDS encoding DUF687 family protein: MQPVQSSASQPSSNVEEEPPSSGEEASSDRTSGNDQREILSSSGLPPQSSLQHTAETIRVLTVGESEGRLPSSTSYSPISEQPPQSEELIQGIRVCTGSTENNGELQDLLGSSFGEVCIVYVNDSGTPAFEALSAGCVLSECCGGHPVNTVLNEGVGFSCSRPLHRLRCPRYHPQVLALHALWMRFLETHPEGIILQIFDGDGGAFVEAALEWLSLELRARVHVLGLNPAHYPMNALEAVYYRTSLHASLYDRTGYLTARADNRISTVPYSALSTSFFPSASDDSFQLGIRMAFLRCTGRSGFTSTLLPGDNTDGHSFALVSLIEQEESQAFQRLMNALEAGAATSVRNSHPPVNGNCGRLMLMIFSLFRQVVGNVFRASVEVDLRYHPMDVAYASFYTLGATGELIIFCTNGRAASYRLLRMLARLWCCIGDATFIAEYIHCIYNLRVVSALPTPNPCVQNLLIWVIGTGATPFAFWWMQQRFPRLYHRTTRLALRYVSPQEHQQELVEQRGGPFDQNRRNAFGTTVGVMCNLIYGVGFAVLMGGLDLFNWRFPENCRPCNNSTLTNTTANTTTPTPLGNCTEPLFNLNGTFTEVYQNRSLHKMAITVRIVWCFFMMIYLLFVVGRTLRQSRRRR; the protein is encoded by the coding sequence ATGCAACCCGTTCAATCCTCAGCTTCTCAACCTTCATCAAACGTAGAAGAAGAGCCACCATCATCGGGGGAGGAAGCGAGCAGTGACCGTACAAGTGGTAATGACCAAAGAGAAATTCTCTCCTCTTCTGGCTTACCCCCGCAATCAAGCCTCCAGCATACTGCTGAAACCATACGCGTTCTTACTGTAGGAGAAAGCGAAGGCAGGTTACCCTCTTCAACAAGTTACTCTCCTATCTCAGAACAGCCTCCACAATCTGAAGAACTCATTCAAGGAATCCGAGTATGTACTGGCAGCACAGAGAATAATGGGGAACTTCAAGATCTACTTGGGTCATCTTTTGGGGAAGTTTGTATTGTATATGTCAATGACAGCGGCACACCGGCCTTTGAAGCGTTAAGCGCGGGATGTGTTCTAAGTGAATGTTGCGGGGGACACCCCGTAAATACGGTTTTGAATGAAGGAGTTGGTTTCAGCTGTTCTAGACCTCTTCATCGACTTCGGTGTCCTCGCTATCATCCACAAGTTCTGGCATTACATGCACTATGGATGCGGTTTCTGGAAACTCATCCCGAAGGAATTATTCTTCAAATTTTTGATGGTGACGGCGGTGCTTTTGTCGAAGCCGCTTTGGAATGGCTTTCTTTAGAACTTAGAGCTCGCGTTCATGTACTGGGGTTAAATCCTGCCCACTACCCAATGAACGCTTTAGAAGCTGTTTACTACAGAACCTCCCTACATGCTTCGCTATACGATCGAACAGGGTACCTAACTGCACGCGCCGATAATCGTATATCAACCGTACCCTATTCAGCCCTCTCGACAAGCTTCTTTCCTTCGGCAAGCGACGATAGTTTTCAACTTGGCATAAGGATGGCCTTCCTTCGATGTACTGGGAGAAGCGGCTTTACAAGCACTCTACTTCCTGGAGATAACACTGATGGACACTCTTTTGCCCTTGTGTCTTTAATCGAACAAGAAGAAAGTCAAGCCTTCCAACGATTAATGAATGCCTTAGAAGCTGGAGCCGCAACTTCCGTGAGAAATAGTCATCCCCCGGTTAACGGAAACTGTGGTCGATTGATGCTTATGATATTTTCATTATTCAGACAAGTTGTGGGAAATGTCTTCCGGGCTTCGGTTGAGGTAGATCTCCGTTACCACCCTATGGATGTGGCTTACGCCTCTTTCTACACGTTGGGAGCCACTGGAGAACTTATTATTTTCTGCACAAATGGACGAGCCGCTTCTTACAGATTATTAAGAATGCTGGCTAGATTATGGTGTTGTATTGGGGATGCTACTTTTATCGCAGAATACATTCACTGCATATACAATCTGCGAGTAGTGTCAGCCCTCCCTACTCCGAATCCCTGCGTACAAAATCTTTTAATTTGGGTTATCGGGACTGGAGCGACTCCTTTTGCGTTCTGGTGGATGCAGCAACGTTTCCCCAGACTCTATCACAGAACCACACGACTAGCCCTCAGATATGTTTCTCCTCAAGAACATCAACAAGAGCTGGTAGAACAGCGAGGCGGACCTTTCGATCAGAATCGACGTAATGCCTTTGGAACAACTGTCGGAGTTATGTGCAATTTAATATACGGAGTCGGGTTTGCTGTATTGATGGGGGGCTTGGATCTCTTTAACTGGAGATTCCCCGAAAATTGTCGACCGTGCAATAATTCCACTCTTACCAATACCACCGCAAACACAACAACTCCCACACCTTTAGGAAACTGCACAGAACCTCTATTCAATTTGAATGGAACTTTTACTGAGGTCTATCAAAATAGATCCTTACACAAGATGGCGATTACCGTAAGGATTGTATGGTGTTTCTTTATGATGATCTATCTTTTATTTGTTGTAGGTCGAACTTTACGCCAAAGTAGAAGAAGGCGATGA
- a CDS encoding SufE family protein → MNLKSLKIDGLSCQEKQHLLVSTLNNLPSKEAFYQALIELGREPVVFPSEHKIEQNLVRGCQSNLYLTCQLTENKLIFAASSEALLSLGMTKLFLIAYSEETPQTLFSTPPIFSEKLQFYSSISLGRQQGMNALFLKMKLLAVQAVKDAESSSWVP, encoded by the coding sequence ATGAATCTTAAATCACTGAAAATAGACGGGCTCTCCTGCCAAGAGAAGCAACACCTTCTAGTTTCTACCCTTAACAATCTGCCTTCCAAGGAAGCCTTCTATCAAGCGCTCATAGAGCTCGGCAGAGAGCCTGTTGTTTTTCCTTCGGAACACAAAATAGAACAAAATTTAGTCAGAGGATGCCAAAGCAACCTTTACTTAACTTGCCAATTGACTGAAAATAAATTAATTTTTGCGGCCTCTTCCGAAGCTCTTTTATCTTTGGGCATGACCAAACTATTCCTCATTGCCTACTCAGAAGAGACTCCCCAGACGCTATTTTCCACTCCCCCTATTTTTTCTGAGAAACTACAATTTTACTCGTCAATATCTCTTGGAAGACAACAGGGAATGAACGCTCTGTTTTTAAAAATGAAACTGCTGGCCGTGCAGGCAGTAAAAGATGCGGAATCATCTAGTTGGGTTCCTTAG
- the infA gene encoding translation initiation factor IF-1: MAKKEDTIVLEGQVKELLPNMSFRVVLENGMPVTAHLCGKMRMSNIRLLVGDRVTVEMSAYDLTKARIVYRHR, translated from the coding sequence ATGGCTAAAAAAGAAGATACTATAGTTCTAGAGGGACAAGTCAAGGAATTACTTCCAAATATGAGTTTTCGTGTGGTTTTGGAAAACGGAATGCCTGTCACAGCTCACCTGTGCGGAAAGATGCGTATGAGTAATATCAGACTTCTGGTTGGAGATCGGGTAACAGTAGAGATGTCGGCGTATGATTTGACGAAAGCTAGGATTGTCTATAGACATCGCTAG
- the tuf gene encoding elongation factor Tu → MSKETFERKKPHVNIGTIGHVDHGKTTLTAAITKALAGDGLADFRDYNSIDNTPEEKARGITITASHVEYETPNRHYAHVDCPGHADYVKNMITGAAQMDGAILVVSATDGAMPQTKEHILLARQVGVPYIVVFLNKIDMISGEDSELVDLVEMELSELLEERGYKGCPIIRGSALKALEGDAQYVEKIRELMQAVDDNIPTPQREIDKPFLMPIEDVFSISGRGTVVTGRIERGVVKVSDKVQLVGLGETKDTIVTGVEMFRKELPEGHAGENVGLLLRGIGKNEVERGMVVCVPGSVKPHTKFQAAVYVLKKEEGGRHKPFFSGYRPQFFFRTTDVTGVVTLPENVEMVMPGDNVEIKVELICPVALEEGMRFAIREGGRTIGAGTISKIVE, encoded by the coding sequence ATGTCGAAAGAAACTTTCGAGCGGAAAAAGCCCCACGTAAATATTGGAACAATTGGGCACGTTGACCACGGTAAAACTACTTTGACGGCTGCTATTACGAAAGCTTTGGCTGGTGATGGATTGGCTGATTTTCGCGATTACAACTCGATCGACAATACTCCAGAAGAGAAAGCTCGAGGAATTACCATTACCGCTTCTCACGTGGAATATGAAACGCCAAACAGACACTATGCGCACGTCGACTGCCCTGGGCACGCTGACTACGTAAAGAATATGATTACGGGTGCTGCTCAAATGGACGGAGCTATTTTGGTGGTTTCAGCTACGGATGGAGCTATGCCCCAAACTAAGGAGCACATCCTTTTAGCTAGACAAGTTGGGGTTCCATACATTGTTGTCTTTTTAAACAAGATAGACATGATTTCTGGTGAAGACAGCGAGTTGGTTGACCTCGTAGAAATGGAGCTTTCAGAGCTCTTGGAGGAGAGGGGATACAAGGGGTGTCCTATTATCAGAGGGTCCGCTCTTAAGGCTTTGGAGGGGGACGCTCAGTACGTTGAGAAGATTCGAGAGTTGATGCAGGCAGTTGATGACAATATTCCGACTCCTCAAAGAGAAATTGATAAGCCATTCTTAATGCCTATCGAGGACGTGTTCTCTATTTCTGGTAGAGGAACTGTGGTAACAGGTCGTATTGAAAGAGGGGTTGTCAAAGTTTCGGATAAGGTTCAGTTGGTAGGGCTTGGTGAAACTAAAGACACTATTGTTACTGGTGTTGAGATGTTCCGAAAAGAGCTTCCAGAAGGTCATGCGGGAGAAAACGTTGGCTTGCTTCTCAGAGGTATTGGGAAGAATGAAGTTGAGAGGGGGATGGTAGTTTGCGTGCCTGGAAGCGTTAAGCCTCATACAAAGTTCCAGGCTGCTGTTTACGTTTTGAAGAAAGAAGAGGGGGGAAGGCATAAACCTTTCTTCAGTGGTTACAGGCCTCAGTTCTTCTTTAGAACTACAGACGTTACCGGTGTGGTCACTCTGCCTGAAAATGTAGAGATGGTTATGCCAGGAGACAATGTTGAGATCAAAGTGGAATTGATTTGTCCAGTAGCTCTAGAGGAAGGAATGAGATTTGCTATTCGAGAGGGTGGCAGAACTATTGGAGCTGGAACAATATCTAAAATTGTTGAATAA
- the secE gene encoding preprotein translocase subunit SecE — translation MKQGQKNAKSRAAALKKASQFAGSFSDEIKKIEWTSKKDLKRYLKIILASVFSCGLAVYLIDITIRRVLVAIGELVKVIFG, via the coding sequence ATGAAGCAAGGTCAAAAAAACGCAAAATCTCGAGCAGCGGCTCTTAAGAAAGCCTCTCAGTTTGCGGGGAGTTTTTCTGATGAAATAAAGAAAATAGAGTGGACCAGTAAAAAGGACTTGAAAAGATACCTAAAGATTATTTTAGCGAGTGTTTTTTCTTGCGGATTAGCTGTTTATTTGATCGATATAACTATTCGAAGGGTGCTTGTTGCTATAGGTGAATTGGTAAAGGTTATTTTTGGTTAA
- the nusG gene encoding transcription termination/antitermination protein NusG, with the protein MFKWYVVQVFTAQEKKVKKALEDFKESSGMSDFIEDIVLPIENVMEVKKGEHKVVEKLIWPGYLLVKMHLTDESWLYIKGTNGVIEFLGGTNPVALSEEEVGNILNDLEEKKSGVVQKHKFEVGSRVKINDGVFVNFVGVVSEVFEDKGRLSVMVSIFGRETRVDDLEFWQVEEVAPGQEIE; encoded by the coding sequence ATGTTTAAGTGGTACGTTGTACAAGTTTTCACGGCTCAGGAAAAGAAGGTTAAGAAAGCTTTAGAGGATTTTAAAGAGTCCTCTGGAATGTCCGATTTTATCGAGGATATTGTCCTGCCTATAGAGAATGTCATGGAAGTGAAGAAAGGAGAACATAAGGTCGTAGAGAAGTTGATTTGGCCTGGGTACCTTTTGGTTAAAATGCACTTAACCGATGAGTCTTGGTTGTATATTAAAGGTACTAACGGGGTTATAGAGTTTCTCGGAGGAACAAATCCTGTGGCTCTTTCGGAAGAAGAAGTAGGAAATATTTTAAATGACCTCGAAGAGAAGAAGTCTGGAGTTGTTCAAAAGCACAAGTTTGAAGTGGGATCTAGGGTCAAGATTAATGACGGGGTCTTTGTGAACTTTGTCGGGGTTGTTTCCGAAGTTTTCGAAGATAAAGGACGTCTTAGTGTGATGGTGTCAATCTTTGGTCGAGAAACTAGGGTCGATGATTTGGAGTTTTGGCAGGTAGAGGAAGTTGCTCCTGGACAGGAAATTGAATGA
- the rplK gene encoding 50S ribosomal protein L11, which yields MSNKKIVKLVKLQIPAGKANPAPPIGPALGAAGVNIMGFCKEFNAATQDKAGDILPVVITVYADKSFTFITKQPPVSSLIKKALGLESGSKIPNRNKVGKITREQMKAIAEQKMKDMDVVKLESAIKMVAGTARSMGIDVVEG from the coding sequence ATGTCCAATAAAAAGATAGTTAAGCTTGTTAAGTTGCAGATCCCTGCTGGGAAAGCAAATCCAGCGCCTCCTATAGGGCCCGCCTTAGGTGCGGCTGGGGTTAACATTATGGGGTTCTGTAAGGAATTCAACGCTGCCACACAGGACAAGGCTGGAGATATTTTGCCTGTGGTCATAACGGTTTATGCAGATAAAAGTTTTACTTTTATTACGAAGCAACCCCCAGTGTCTTCTTTAATCAAGAAAGCTTTGGGGTTGGAGTCTGGTTCCAAAATTCCGAATAGAAACAAAGTTGGAAAAATCACGCGAGAGCAAATGAAGGCTATTGCCGAGCAGAAGATGAAAGACATGGATGTTGTAAAGCTCGAATCTGCGATAAAGATGGTTGCTGGTACAGCTCGAAGCATGGGAATAGATGTTGTAGAAGGTTAG
- the rplA gene encoding 50S ribosomal protein L1, producing MKCGKRMKSIAKSFDSSRSYSLLEAINILKSCPSVKFDQTVDLSMKLGVDTKKSDQQVRGSVLLPSGTGKKLTVLVFAAGDKAKEALEAGADYVGSDELVEKVKGGWTDFDVAVATPDMMREVGKLGKVLGPRNLMPTPKAGTVTTDVVKAIQELRKGRVEFKADRAGVCNLGVGKLSFEAQSLKDNIEACVSAVVRAKPATSKGQYLVSLVLSSTMGPGIMIDLRELAVA from the coding sequence ATGAAGTGTGGAAAAAGAATGAAAAGCATAGCAAAGAGTTTCGATTCGAGTCGCAGTTACTCTTTGTTGGAGGCTATAAATATTTTAAAGTCGTGTCCTTCCGTTAAGTTTGATCAGACGGTAGATCTTTCTATGAAGTTGGGGGTAGATACTAAGAAGAGTGATCAGCAAGTTCGTGGTTCGGTATTGCTTCCTAGTGGAACGGGGAAAAAGCTTACGGTTCTAGTATTTGCTGCTGGTGACAAAGCTAAGGAGGCTTTGGAAGCTGGAGCGGATTATGTGGGTAGCGATGAGCTGGTTGAAAAAGTCAAGGGGGGGTGGACAGATTTTGATGTGGCTGTGGCGACTCCTGATATGATGAGGGAAGTAGGTAAGCTGGGGAAGGTTTTGGGGCCGAGAAATTTAATGCCCACGCCTAAGGCTGGAACTGTTACGACGGATGTTGTTAAGGCTATACAAGAGTTGAGAAAAGGACGGGTTGAATTTAAAGCTGATCGAGCTGGTGTTTGCAATTTGGGTGTGGGTAAGCTATCTTTTGAGGCTCAGTCTCTGAAAGACAACATAGAGGCTTGTGTGTCTGCTGTAGTTAGAGCTAAACCCGCTACTTCTAAGGGGCAGTATCTTGTTTCGCTGGTGCTTTCATCTACGATGGGGCCTGGGATTATGATTGATTTGCGTGAGCTTGCGGTGGCGTAA
- the rplJ gene encoding 50S ribosomal protein L10: MKEEKNLLLLEVEEKIADSRGFILMSYSGMDAARTRDFRNSLAGISAEFEVVKKRIFFKALSAAGLDIPFESSKGHLGVVFAYEDMLSAAKEVLNFTKKNENALVFLGGRIDNACLSGKEVESVAKLPSLQELRGQFVGLLAAPLSGVVGVMNSVLSSVVSCVEQKAGKSS, encoded by the coding sequence ATGAAAGAAGAGAAAAATTTACTTTTGCTCGAGGTTGAAGAGAAGATAGCGGATTCCCGGGGCTTTATTTTAATGAGTTATTCTGGGATGGATGCTGCTCGAACTAGGGATTTTAGAAATTCTTTAGCGGGGATTTCTGCTGAATTTGAAGTGGTGAAGAAAAGAATATTTTTCAAGGCTTTGTCTGCAGCGGGGTTGGATATTCCTTTCGAGTCCTCTAAGGGTCACTTGGGGGTTGTTTTTGCTTATGAGGACATGCTCTCTGCGGCAAAAGAGGTTTTGAATTTTACCAAGAAGAATGAAAACGCTTTGGTTTTTCTTGGTGGAAGGATAGATAACGCTTGTTTGAGCGGTAAAGAGGTTGAGAGTGTGGCGAAGTTGCCTTCGTTGCAAGAGTTGCGTGGACAATTTGTTGGTTTATTAGCAGCTCCGCTCTCAGGTGTTGTTGGAGTTATGAACTCTGTTCTTTCTAGTGTTGTTTCTTGTGTAGAACAGAAGGCTGGGAAGAGTTCATAG
- the rplL gene encoding 50S ribosomal protein L7/L12: MTAECLDELVEKLSGLTVLQLADLKKRLEEKWDVTASAPMMAMPVAGAAAGEAGAAAAESSEFAVIIEEVPADKKIGVLKAVRELTGLALKEAKEMTEGLPKTVKEKASKADAEDMVKKLQEAGAKAVAKGM; encoded by the coding sequence GTGACTGCGGAATGTTTGGATGAATTGGTAGAAAAATTAAGTGGTTTGACCGTTTTGCAACTTGCTGATCTAAAGAAAAGATTGGAAGAGAAGTGGGACGTTACAGCTTCTGCTCCTATGATGGCTATGCCTGTTGCAGGCGCTGCTGCTGGTGAGGCGGGTGCTGCTGCTGCCGAATCTTCGGAGTTTGCAGTAATTATTGAAGAAGTTCCTGCAGATAAAAAAATAGGAGTTCTCAAGGCTGTTCGAGAATTGACTGGATTAGCTCTTAAAGAAGCTAAAGAGATGACAGAGGGATTACCTAAAACTGTTAAAGAAAAAGCCTCTAAGGCTGATGCTGAAGATATGGTGAAGAAGTTGCAGGAAGCTGGAGCAAAAGCTGTAGCTAAAGGCATGTAA